The Nocardioides humi genome includes a region encoding these proteins:
- the dnaN gene encoding DNA polymerase III subunit beta produces the protein MKFRVDRDVLADAVAWAARSLPVRPSAPVLAGLLIEAGDDGLVLSTFDYETSARATLAAEVSDEGKALVSGRLLADICRSLPNKPVDLTLDGARVSLTCGSSRFSLQTLPVEDYPTIPEMPAATGTVPSEAFAHAVAQAVTAAGRDDMLPVLTGVRVEIEGSTIALLATDRFRLSQRELTWNPGTPDASLAALVPAKVLGDTAKSLTAGPEVTIALSASGAGDGIIGFEGTGPGGVRRTTTRLLDGEFPKVRSLFPNEKLTIAKIDRAELIESVKRVSLVADRNTAVQLSFRDGALVLDAGSGDDAQASESVAADIQGDELVTGFNPTFLLDGLSAIDEPVVELAFTQPSKPVVISGTGDESAEDAESGSFRYLLMPRRLLS, from the coding sequence GTGAAGTTCCGTGTCGACCGCGACGTCCTCGCCGACGCCGTCGCCTGGGCTGCGCGCAGCCTGCCCGTCCGGCCCAGCGCGCCCGTGCTCGCCGGACTCCTCATCGAGGCCGGCGACGACGGCCTGGTGCTGTCGACGTTCGACTACGAGACCTCCGCGCGTGCCACCCTCGCGGCCGAGGTGAGCGACGAGGGCAAGGCGCTGGTCAGCGGCCGGCTGCTCGCCGACATCTGCCGCAGCCTCCCGAACAAGCCGGTCGATCTCACCCTCGACGGCGCCCGGGTCTCGCTGACCTGCGGCTCGTCCCGGTTCTCCCTGCAGACGCTGCCGGTCGAGGACTACCCGACGATCCCGGAGATGCCGGCCGCGACCGGCACCGTCCCCAGCGAGGCCTTCGCGCACGCCGTGGCCCAGGCGGTCACCGCCGCCGGCCGCGACGACATGCTGCCGGTCCTCACCGGCGTCCGCGTCGAGATCGAGGGCTCGACGATCGCGCTGCTCGCGACCGACCGGTTCCGGCTGTCCCAGCGCGAGCTCACCTGGAATCCCGGCACGCCCGACGCCAGCCTCGCCGCGCTGGTGCCCGCCAAGGTGCTCGGCGACACCGCGAAGTCGCTGACCGCGGGCCCCGAGGTCACCATCGCCCTCTCCGCCTCCGGTGCGGGCGACGGCATCATCGGCTTCGAGGGCACCGGCCCCGGCGGCGTACGTCGTACGACGACCCGACTGCTCGACGGCGAGTTCCCCAAGGTGCGCAGCCTGTTCCCCAACGAGAAGCTCACGATCGCGAAGATCGACCGGGCCGAGCTGATCGAGTCGGTCAAGCGGGTCTCCCTCGTCGCCGACCGCAACACCGCCGTCCAGCTGAGCTTCCGCGACGGCGCGCTGGTGCTCGACGCCGGCTCCGGCGACGACGCCCAGGCGTCCGAGTCGGTCGCCGCCGACATCCAGGGCGACGAGCTCGTCACGGGCTTCAACCCGACCTTCCTGCTCGACGGCCTCAGCGCGATCGACGAGCCGGTCGTCGAGCTGGCCTTCACCCAGCCCTCGAAGCCGGTCGTCATCAGCGGCACCGGCGACGAGAGCGCGGAGGACGCCGAGAGCGGCTCCTTCCGCTACCTGCTGATGCCGCGCCGCCTGCTGAGCTGA